ATTAAAAACGCTTAAAGCACGTTTTGAGAAAAACATGAACTTCCACAAAGGTATTGAATGGGATAAAGTACAAACAAAGCTTGAAGCAAATGCTGAAAAATTGTGGTCGCTTAATGAAATGGAGAGAACTGGAGGCGAACCGGATGTTGTTGGTTACGATAACAATACTGACGAGTACATTTTTTATGATTGTTCATCAGAAACTCCAAATGGGCGTAGAAGTATCTGTTATGATCGTGAAGCACTAGAGTCAAGAAAAAAGAATAAACCAGAAAATAGCGCTATAGATATGGCTCGTGTGATGGGGATTGAGCTTCTAACAGAAGAAGAATACCGAGAGCTACAGAAACTTGGTAAATTTGATACGAAGACATCGAGTTGGGTGAAAACACCTGTTAATATTAGAAAACTTGGTGGAGCTATATTTTGTGATCGCCGCTATGAGACTGTCTTTGTGTACCACAATGGAGCAGATTCCTACTATGGTGTCAGGGGGTTTCGTGGTTCATTAAGGGTCTAGCTAATGATATTACAATAGGAGGAGTTTTTTATGGCTACTTTTGAAGATTTTATGAAACTATATGGTGGTTTTGAGGACAAACATCAGGTCTATAAGTGTTTTACCAATGACTATGACACAAAAAATACTGTGACGGTATCAAGCAAAAAAGTAACGAGTAATGCAGAAGTATCAACCTGGCAAAGCGAAATAAATGGCATACACTGTCTAGTGAGAACGGAACGGCCAGCATGCCACAAAAGTATTTAAACACAGTTAGATTCGACAACACTGAAGGGACGCCTCTAGGTAAACTGTAATTTAGAAGGGTTGTATACACGCTTAATATTTATAATAATTAGGAGAGTATGGATGAAAGAAAATAAATATGATGATAAAGTATTTTTTGAAAAATATAGCCAAATGAGTCGGTCAAAAGAAGGACTATCTTGTGCAGGAGAATGGGAGACATTGAAAAAGATGTTACCAGATTTTACAGGAAAGAGAATACTAGATTTAGGATGTGGCTATGGATGGCATTCAATTTGTGCTATGGAAAATGGTGCATCCTCGGTAGTAGGAATTGATATCTCTCAAAAGATGCTAGAAATAGCAAAAGAAAAAACGCACTTTCCAGAAGTTGAATATATATGTGTTGCAATAGAAGATATGGATTTCAAGGAAGAGAGCTTTGATATAGTCCTAAGCTCATTAGCATTTCATTATATAAAAGACTATAAAGAATTAATTAAGAAGATAAATAAGGTACTAAAACCAAATGGCAAACTTATTTTTACAGTTGAACATCCTGTATTTACAGCTTATGGTACACAGGACTGGTACTATGATAATAATAAAGAAATCCTACATTTTCCAGTGGATAATTATTACTATGAAGGAAAAAGAATAACAAAGTTCTTAGGTGAAGATATTGTAAAATATCACAGAACAATAACAACATATCTAAACACATTGCTTATAAATAATTTTGCTATAAACCAAATTATAGAACCTCAGCCACCTGAAGACATGATGGGTATTCCAGGAATGAAAGACGAAATGAGACGACCTATGATGCTTATCATATCAGCAATAAAATGCTGATTGATGAAAGGTTAGAATATGCAATTAAGAGAATATGATGCTATAAGTGATGGAGAAATTGATATTGTCTTATATAAGAAATGTAATGGTGATACTTTAAAGGTTTTTTTACCAGAGTATAAATTTCATATTTTACTACATGGATCAGATGTTATAATAGGACATATAAATTTAAGACTAGGAAACACAGAAAAAATATTGAAGTACATTGGTCATATTGGTTATGGTATAGATGAGGAATATCGTGGAAAGAAATATGCTGCAAAGGCTTGTAGAATTATTAAAGAAATAGCTAAAGAACATGGAATGGGAAAGGTAATTATTACATGTAATCCAGATAACTATGCTTCAAGAAAGGTATGTGAAACTATTGGTGCAAAGTTAATTGAGATAATTGATATTCCCAAAACATCAGATGCATACTCTAAAGATGAGACACAGAAATGCAGATATGAGTGGGAGTTGTAGTTGGAAGGGTGATTCTTATGCATGAAGTGGAAGTAAAAGGTATTTTATCTGCTAAAAATGGAATGAATTTATATAGGGGCTGTACCCATGGATGTATTTATTGTGATTCTAGAAGTAAATGTTATCAGATAAATCATAAGTTTGAGGATATTGAGGTAAAGAAAAATGCTCCGGAACTTTTGGAAAAGGCATTAAGAAGCAAACGCAAAAAATGCATGATAGGTACAGGTTCCATGTGTGATCCTTATATTCATCTTGAAGAAAAGCTTGGGCATACGAGAAAATGCTTGGAACTCATAAATAAATACGATTTTGGTCTTGCAATACTCACTAAGTCTGCAAGGATATTGCGTGATTTAGATTTATTAAAAGAAATTAATAATAAATCAAAGTGTGTGGTTCAAATGACACTAACTACATATGATGAAGATTTGTGTAAGGTTTTAGAACCAAATGTAAGTACAACAAAGGAGCGTCTTGAAGTATTAAAAGTAATGCAACAAAATGGAATTCCAACAGTTGTATGGTTGGGACCAATTTTGCCATTTATCAATGATACGGAGGAAAACTTGCGTGGACTTCTAAACTATTGTATAGAGGCAAAAGTCTATGGAATTATATGTTTTGGAATGGGACTAACATTAAGAGATGGA
The DNA window shown above is from Tissierella sp. Yu-01 and carries:
- a CDS encoding class I SAM-dependent methyltransferase codes for the protein MKENKYDDKVFFEKYSQMSRSKEGLSCAGEWETLKKMLPDFTGKRILDLGCGYGWHSICAMENGASSVVGIDISQKMLEIAKEKTHFPEVEYICVAIEDMDFKEESFDIVLSSLAFHYIKDYKELIKKINKVLKPNGKLIFTVEHPVFTAYGTQDWYYDNNKEILHFPVDNYYYEGKRITKFLGEDIVKYHRTITTYLNTLLINNFAINQIIEPQPPEDMMGIPGMKDEMRRPMMLIISAIKC
- a CDS encoding DUF4256 domain-containing protein gives rise to the protein MNDIINGNKELTQEQRDELLKTLKARFEKNMNFHKGIEWDKVQTKLEANAEKLWSLNEMERTGGEPDVVGYDNNTDEYIFYDCSSETPNGRRSICYDREALESRKKNKPENSAIDMARVMGIELLTEEEYRELQKLGKFDTKTSSWVKTPVNIRKLGGAIFCDRRYETVFVYHNGADSYYGVRGFRGSLRV
- a CDS encoding radical SAM protein yields the protein MHEVEVKGILSAKNGMNLYRGCTHGCIYCDSRSKCYQINHKFEDIEVKKNAPELLEKALRSKRKKCMIGTGSMCDPYIHLEEKLGHTRKCLELINKYDFGLAILTKSARILRDLDLLKEINNKSKCVVQMTLTTYDEDLCKVLEPNVSTTKERLEVLKVMQQNGIPTVVWLGPILPFINDTEENLRGLLNYCIEAKVYGIICFGMGLTLRDGNREYYYQKLDEHFPGLKEKYIEKFGNSYVAGCDNYKQLMKILREICEKHNIICDNEKVFSYLNDFPTKNKFKQISLFDL
- a CDS encoding GNAT family N-acetyltransferase, which encodes MQLREYDAISDGEIDIVLYKKCNGDTLKVFLPEYKFHILLHGSDVIIGHINLRLGNTEKILKYIGHIGYGIDEEYRGKKYAAKACRIIKEIAKEHGMGKVIITCNPDNYASRKVCETIGAKLIEIIDIPKTSDAYSKDETQKCRYEWEL